The genomic stretch ACGATATTGAAAAGAGATTAACAATAACAAAAAAAGAGAAAATATTAACAAGATTGATATTGTCTAAACAAAACTCCAACAAAGAGGACTATGAATATTTGGCTCATTTGATATTGATGCCAAACAAAAGCTATGATAAGCCTGCTAATTTTGGAAATAGGAGAATAAGTTATGGATTTAATTTCTTTTCTGAGTATTGTCAAAAGGAAGTAAAATCTCTTGAAGATGCAAAAAAGTTATATGAAAAACTCAAAAATCTAACTTTTGTAGAACTTGAAGAAGATGATTTCTCTAACGCATTTAAATTATTTGAGGTTTTGAATTATAGAGGTCTTTCGTTATCTGCTATGGATATTATAAGAAATGCTATTTTTAAAGAACTACATTCCCAAAAAAAGGATTTAATTGAATACGATAAAATGTTTAACAGAATAATGAACAATTTATTAGATTCTACATTTCAGACAAGATTTTTAAGACAATTTTACATGGCATTTAAAGGAGATGAAACTATTACTGTTAAAGGAGTATCAAAAGCAACCATATCAAAAGTCATTATGGTTTATGAAAAATTAGCAAAAAGAAATACAATTTTTCTACTTGAAGAACTTGAAGAAAAATCAGAGATATACAAAGAATTTATCGTTTTTGAAAATGGGAATAAATTTAGCGAATTGTACGAAAATTTAATGAATTTGGGAATATCCCCAGCATATACTCTTTTGCTTTATTCCAAATCAAAAAAAGTATTTAATGATGATAACTATGAAAAATTATTACTTCTCCTAAGAAACTTCTTTGTAAGAAGAAATATTCTTGATATACCTCCTACTAGAGAATTAGATAATTTGTTTATGAAACTTGTTGAGACAATAGAAGAAAAAATAAAAGAGGATACGCATGAAGAAATATTATTAGAGATTATAAAAGAAAAATTGTTCACTAGAATAGAATTAAAAAATGATGATTTATTCAAAGAAAAATTATCGGGCGATATTTATGAGATTAATACTGAAATGACAAGATATCTTCTTTGTTTAGTAGAAGAAAATTTACGAAGTAAAGATAGCAGAATTAATCTTTGGGAGAAAAATAAATCAAATAAACTTTTATTTACAATTGAGCATATCTTACCTCAAAAGGGATTAGGAAAAAACAACGAATGGGTAAAGGAATTAGGAGCGAATGATGAGAAAGAGGCAATAAAAATAAGGGATGAATTTTGCCATAAATTAGGCAATCTTACTCTTACAACAAGCAATCCTAATTTATCTGATTTTAACTTTGTAGAAAAGAAAAATAGGGTTGATAGAAACAAAAAGCATGTTGGATACAATAACGGATTCAAAATAAACGAGTATGTTATGAAACAACAAAAATGGAATGTTAATCAAATAAAAGAAAGAACAGATTTTTTAATAAATGAAATTATAGGGATATTAGAAATAAATAAAAAATAAGATGCCCTTTAATTACTCTAAATTCTGCACAGCAAACTATCTGTTCGCAGGACTTAGGAACCCCCTATAAATTGGAAAAATTTGGGAGAGCAAAGCGAACCTCTTAACCTTTGTTATAGAAAGTGCAAAGCATTTTCCCGTCCCCCGTTGGTCGGTTAAGAGAAGTTTTTCTTCGAGGCGAAGCCGAGACAATCTGTGTGAAGCACTAAGGCGGCAACCCCGTTTTAAAAATTTACCCTGCGATTGGATATAACATCGGAATTTAACGAAGTCGCCGAAGGCGATTTGGGTGGAGAAACCTGCAAGGTTTCGGAACCGTTAAATTTCCTGTTAGTTTCTCCTGTTAAGGATTGATTTTTAGTGCAACGATGCTCGAAGAGCAAAAAATCAAAGTTTTTGAGAATGCCGTTCGTATTGTTTCTGAAATAATATTTTTTGGGTGGGCTATGTATTAGAGAGACGCGCGCTTTTTTTGTTTCTTTTTTTCCTAAAAAAAGAAAATGGGGATTTCCGTCTTTTTGCTTCTTTTTTCTAAAAAGAAGTCGGGAGTTTTGATAAAATTAATCAAAAGATTTATATATCTCTACAAATAATCTTATTTGTGTTTATTTATGAGGTTAAAAAATGGGTGAAGAAGAAAATAGAAAAAATGTAACAATTCATATTAATTCTAAAATTTATGAAGAATATTCAGAATTCTGTAAAAAGGAAGGAATAATTTTATCAAGACAAATTGAAAAATTTATAATGAATGAATTAAAAAAGGTGGATAAAAAATGACTTTGAACTACATAGGGAGTAAATTATCTCTTTTGGATTTCATTCATTTTATTGTAGATAAAGAAATAAAAGAAAATATCTTTGTTGTTGGAGATTTGTTTGCAGGAACTGGAATTGTAGGGCAAAGTTTCAAAAGAAAGGGATACAAAATTGTTGCTAATGACATACAATATTATAGTTTTGTTTTAAATAAAAAATTTCTAACAAACAACGATTTTGTAAAATTTGAGGGATTGGTAGAGGAGATACCTAATTTACTAAATTATGAGAAAAAAGAAAGAATATTACAAGTTTTAAATTATTTGAATAATTTAAAGGAAAGAAAAAAGGGATTTATCTTTGATAATTATTCTCTTGCTGGAACAAAAGGAAAAGAATTTGAAAGAATGTATTTTTCAGATGAAAATGCTTTAAAGATTGATACAATTAGATTAAAAATTGAAGATTGGTTTAGAAATAAAAAAATAAGCGAAAGAGAATATTTTTATTTATTAGGAACTTTAATTGAAGCATCTGATAAGGTGGCAAATACAGCTTCGGTTTATGGTGCATTTCTAAAAAAAATAAAAAAATCTGCACAAAAGGAACTTCAATTATATTATAATGAAATTATTTTTGGTGATAAAGAGAATATAGTTTTTAATGAGGATATCTTAAAAATTTTAAATAAAGAAAAGATTGATTTATTGTATTTAGACCCCCCATATAATGCGAGACAATATTGTTCTAATTATCACATGTTAGAAACTATATCAAAATATGATAATCCAAATATCTCTGGGAAAACTGGATTAAGAGACTACCAAAAACAAAAGTCAAAATTTTGCAGTAGAAATAATGTTAAGGAAGAATTTGAAAAAATAGTAAAAACAACTAATGCAAAATATATTCTATTAAGCTATAATAATGAAGGTTTAATGTCAATAAAAGATGTTCAAGAGATACTTTCTTTAAGAGGAGAACCAAAAACATTTATACTCAAATATAAAAGATTTAAAGCAGACAAAACAGAAAATAGAAATCATAAATCCGACTTTACCTATGAATATTTACATTTTGTTAAATGT from Nanoarchaeota archaeon encodes the following:
- a CDS encoding DNA adenine methylase, producing the protein MNYIGSKLSLLDFIHFIVDKEIKENIFVVGDLFAGTGIVGQSFKRKGYKIVANDIQYYSFVLNKKFLTNNDFVKFEGLVEEIPNLLNYEKKERILQVLNYLNNLKERKKGFIFDNYSLAGTKGKEFERMYFSDENALKIDTIRLKIEDWFRNKKISEREYFYLLGTLIEASDKVANTASVYGAFLKKIKKSAQKELQLYYNEIIFGDKENIVFNEDILKILNKEKIDLLYLDPPYNARQYCSNYHMLETISKYDNPNISGKTGLRDYQKQKSKFCSRNNVKEEFEKIVKTTNAKYILLSYNNEGLMSIKDVQEILSLRGEPKTFILKYKRFKADKTENRNHKSDFTYEYLHFVKCDENMDEIRNKEFPIIEIDSNMLNNQTKLTN
- a CDS encoding DUF262 domain-containing HNH endonuclease family protein codes for the protein MMDNRYTKRLYGVFDKENQRQIQVPVFQRAYLWGLNNWEKLLDDVIGEEETQFMGVLIGVGEGDTSYPIYTLIDGQQRLTTLSFFILGLYKRVTEICENEQDKELIVLKDDIEKRLTITKKEKILTRLILSKQNSNKEDYEYLAHLILMPNKSYDKPANFGNRRISYGFNFFSEYCQKEVKSLEDAKKLYEKLKNLTFVELEEDDFSNAFKLFEVLNYRGLSLSAMDIIRNAIFKELHSQKKDLIEYDKMFNRIMNNLLDSTFQTRFLRQFYMAFKGDETITVKGVSKATISKVIMVYEKLAKRNTIFLLEELEEKSEIYKEFIVFENGNKFSELYENLMNLGISPAYTLLLYSKSKKVFNDDNYEKLLLLLRNFFVRRNILDIPPTRELDNLFMKLVETIEEKIKEDTHEEILLEIIKEKLFTRIELKNDDLFKEKLSGDIYEINTEMTRYLLCLVEENLRSKDSRINLWEKNKSNKLLFTIEHILPQKGLGKNNEWVKELGANDEKEAIKIRDEFCHKLGNLTLTTSNPNLSDFNFVEKKNRVDRNKKHVGYNNGFKINEYVMKQQKWNVNQIKERTDFLINEIIGILEINKK